A genomic segment from Candidatus Korarchaeum cryptofilum OPF8 encodes:
- a CDS encoding isoaspartyl peptidase/L-asparaginase family protein encodes MIGTEPAIIVHGGAWAIPDEEVEAHLTGVRKAAELGWKVLMETDNSLDAVERAVILMEDDPTFDAGVGSFLNRDGYVELDASIMDGELNAGAVASVNRVRNPVRLARMIMERTEHLLFVGEGAHRLAESFGMSLIDPRELVVERERRRWEEFRAKGMSSRKAFEKDSTVGAVAIDSKGRLAAALSTGGSPFRMAGRVGDVPVVGAGLYADNRKGAAACSGHGESIIKVVLAKSAVDMLALGLSAMEAARAAIDLLGRVGGRGGIIMVDRDGDLGYYYNTPRMAIAYAKRGVVEALI; translated from the coding sequence GTGATCGGTACGGAGCCAGCTATAATAGTGCACGGTGGCGCTTGGGCCATACCGGATGAGGAAGTAGAGGCCCATCTTACTGGCGTGAGGAAGGCTGCTGAACTCGGCTGGAAGGTCCTAATGGAGACGGATAACTCATTAGATGCTGTAGAGAGGGCAGTCATTTTGATGGAGGACGACCCGACTTTCGATGCCGGTGTAGGCTCATTCCTCAACAGGGACGGTTACGTTGAATTGGATGCTTCCATAATGGATGGGGAGCTAAATGCTGGCGCCGTCGCTTCAGTTAACAGGGTAAGGAATCCCGTGAGGTTAGCTAGGATGATAATGGAGAGGACTGAGCACTTATTATTTGTGGGCGAGGGAGCCCATAGGCTAGCGGAGAGCTTCGGTATGAGCTTAATAGATCCGAGGGAACTCGTAGTCGAGAGGGAGAGGAGGAGGTGGGAGGAGTTCAGGGCGAAAGGGATGTCATCGAGGAAGGCATTCGAGAAGGACTCAACAGTCGGTGCTGTTGCTATAGACTCTAAGGGGAGGCTAGCTGCAGCTCTCTCGACTGGAGGCTCCCCATTCAGGATGGCCGGGAGAGTGGGTGATGTCCCCGTCGTAGGTGCGGGCTTATATGCAGATAATAGGAAAGGGGCCGCCGCATGTTCGGGGCATGGGGAGAGCATAATTAAAGTTGTGCTGGCGAAATCAGCTGTAGATATGCTCGCACTCGGTTTGAGCGCTATGGAAGCTGCGAGGGCTGCTATCGACTTGCTCGGTAGAGTCGGGGGTAGGGGAGGCATAATAATGGTAGATAGGGACGGGGACCTCGGGTACTATTATAACACGCCGAGGATGGCCATAGCTTACGCGAAGAGGGGGGTAGTGGAGGCCCTCATATGA
- a CDS encoding ABC transporter permease, translating to MRLNLLKTFGIFGAFLIIFLLIPIISFIIWTDPKDVARYGLDDTALEALMIGVSASLLSTSLLLISGIPLSYFLSRREFRGKGLLKAIIDLPLVIPHGVAGIMLLMAYNSRAPVGLLLSKAGITIEDSFYGIVAVMAFVSAPIMIGSLIEGFNSIDLNLEYVARSLGASEWRTFIEVTLPLSLRFIITGSLLSWGRGISEVGAILIVAYYPKSINVLIMDRFWTHGLRAASATALPLFLMSVAIFIIVRYPWRGRR from the coding sequence ATGAGGCTCAATCTTTTAAAAACTTTCGGCATATTTGGAGCATTTCTTATCATCTTCTTACTTATACCGATTATCTCCTTCATTATTTGGACCGATCCTAAAGATGTTGCGAGGTACGGGCTAGATGATACGGCACTGGAAGCTCTGATGATAGGGGTGTCGGCCTCCCTCCTCTCCACCTCACTCCTCCTCATCTCCGGCATCCCTCTATCTTACTTCCTCTCCAGGAGGGAATTCCGCGGGAAGGGATTGCTAAAAGCCATCATAGATCTGCCGCTAGTTATCCCGCATGGAGTTGCAGGTATAATGCTCCTGATGGCGTATAACTCGAGAGCCCCCGTGGGGCTCCTCCTCTCTAAAGCCGGCATAACGATCGAGGATAGCTTCTACGGTATAGTGGCTGTTATGGCCTTCGTATCCGCTCCCATCATGATAGGCAGCTTAATAGAGGGCTTCAACTCCATAGATTTGAATCTGGAATATGTCGCTAGGAGCTTAGGGGCTTCGGAGTGGAGGACCTTCATTGAGGTGACCCTCCCACTCTCCCTCCGCTTCATAATCACTGGCTCCCTGCTCTCCTGGGGGAGGGGGATCAGTGAGGTCGGAGCCATACTAATAGTGGCTTATTACCCTAAATCGATAAACGTACTCATAATGGACAGGTTCTGGACGCATGGTCTGAGAGCTGCTAGCGCTACAGCCCTTCCCCTCTTCCTGATGAGCGTCGCAATATTCATTATAGTGAGATACCCGTGGAGGGGGAGGAGATGA
- a CDS encoding substrate-binding domain-containing protein codes for MEERFGINKLFRFGGVERADLVVMGSHDLLLEGILGDLRGKGISVEAHWIGSCGGLLSLSLGEADIAGIHLLDSRSMDYNVPFVRELFPMGVALFRGYEREIGWAYRDRFSIDELISGKLRLANRNKGSGTRILIDRILSELGGRASVRGYRSEYFTHSSACEAVARGRADVTMTIRPIAESFSLRFSAIGWERYDFAVKEEILEKEAFSEFLRELTSKKDFSIAGYRFPEDTGARIL; via the coding sequence ATGGAGGAGAGATTCGGCATCAATAAGCTCTTCAGATTTGGGGGAGTTGAGAGAGCGGATCTGGTAGTGATGGGGAGCCATGACCTCCTCCTGGAGGGGATACTGGGAGACCTCAGGGGAAAGGGGATCAGCGTGGAGGCTCACTGGATAGGCTCTTGCGGGGGCCTCCTCTCACTCTCTTTAGGAGAAGCTGATATCGCGGGCATCCACCTCCTAGATTCGAGGAGCATGGATTACAACGTCCCGTTCGTGAGGGAGCTCTTCCCCATGGGAGTGGCCCTCTTCAGGGGGTATGAGAGGGAGATAGGATGGGCTTATAGGGATCGCTTCTCGATAGATGAACTGATCTCAGGCAAATTGAGGCTAGCTAACAGGAATAAGGGATCGGGGACGAGGATATTGATAGATAGGATCTTGAGTGAGTTGGGCGGACGTGCGTCGGTGAGGGGCTATAGAAGTGAGTACTTCACGCACTCATCAGCTTGCGAGGCTGTTGCCAGGGGGAGGGCTGACGTCACTATGACGATAAGGCCCATTGCAGAATCCTTCAGCCTGAGATTCTCAGCGATAGGATGGGAGAGGTACGATTTCGCTGTTAAGGAGGAGATATTGGAAAAGGAAGCATTCAGTGAATTCCTGAGGGAATTGACCTCTAAAAAGGATTTTAGTATAGCTGGATATCGCTTCCCAGAGGATACTGGAGCTAGAATCCTCTGA
- a CDS encoding Lrp/AsnC family transcriptional regulator, with the protein MLVILNIYTHLGELDDVVERLMELDEVVDLYEVTGDYDIVAVIEVDSIEEFRGKILRKLMDLKGVRGTNSFVVLHAHKRGGRILEE; encoded by the coding sequence ATGCTAGTGATCCTGAACATATACACGCACCTGGGCGAGCTCGATGATGTAGTAGAGAGGTTGATGGAGCTCGATGAAGTCGTGGACCTCTACGAGGTGACGGGAGATTACGATATAGTAGCTGTGATAGAGGTCGATTCCATCGAGGAGTTCAGGGGCAAGATACTCAGGAAGCTGATGGATCTGAAGGGGGTCAGGGGGACTAATAGCTTCGTAGTGCTCCACGCCCATAAGAGAGGAGGGAGGATCTTAGAGGAGTGA
- a CDS encoding universal stress protein yields MSGNPRRILFPVVEDFSPDKLRALISGTIGISNAEITLLHVVRVPMTAPLDEETFSGELAEWEGKLRRLAEQLEGGGLRARVRVVLSRSILTGIEECLQGHDMLLLVRGTFGGTFRKVIARISIEKLSEKYRTPIIVISRNLIS; encoded by the coding sequence GTGAGCGGGAATCCCAGGAGGATACTCTTCCCAGTAGTAGAGGATTTCTCCCCGGATAAGCTCAGGGCCCTCATATCTGGGACTATCGGCATATCCAATGCTGAGATAACATTACTGCATGTCGTCAGAGTCCCTATGACAGCTCCCCTGGATGAGGAGACCTTCTCAGGGGAGCTAGCTGAGTGGGAAGGTAAGCTGAGGAGGTTAGCTGAACAGCTGGAGGGGGGAGGGCTGAGAGCGAGGGTCAGGGTTGTCCTCTCCAGGAGCATCTTAACGGGCATAGAGGAATGCCTGCAGGGCCACGATATGCTCCTCTTAGTCAGGGGGACATTCGGGGGGACCTTCAGGAAGGTAATAGCCAGGATCTCAATAGAGAAACTCTCGGAAAAGTACAGGACTCCGATAATCGTGATAAGCAGGAATCTGATCTCTTGA
- a CDS encoding aspartate aminotransferase family protein → MQEDMLRRLDSSLMTNLFKTHRIVVKKAKGIYVEDVDGKRYMDFMTVITTAYLGHNPDYLVEAIKEAAENLIAGGSYVYYSEYLLRASEKLLSLFPRELNRVAFKPGGGEAVELALKLARKFTKRQEVLVTMGSYHGRTSGTLTFHGSRKKEFAPLIPGMSYVPYPYCYRCPVKADSCESCSDSILQLIDYYLKFSGNRDYAALIIEPIQGVGGIIYPEDGFFPKLASILRENNSLLIFDEIQTGMGRTGTTWRFEALNVVPDIVVVAKGMTGGLPLAAVVTREEIAASMEPGDEHSTYAAPPLVMAAADATLSHFIENKEAILRNVREVGEYALKLLNELKERRKFVGDVRGKGLMLGIELVKDKESKKPAREETAQLCFDKALKRGLLLATSGWYGNVVRFAPPLTVSKEEVERAVQIMDESLGEIGG, encoded by the coding sequence ATGCAGGAGGACATGTTGAGGAGATTGGATTCCTCTCTCATGACGAACTTATTTAAGACGCATAGGATCGTGGTAAAAAAGGCGAAAGGCATTTATGTGGAGGACGTTGATGGGAAAAGATATATGGATTTCATGACGGTGATAACCACAGCCTACCTAGGCCATAACCCGGATTACCTCGTTGAAGCGATAAAGGAAGCAGCTGAGAACCTTATAGCGGGGGGCTCCTACGTCTACTACTCCGAGTACTTACTTAGGGCATCCGAGAAGCTCCTATCCCTCTTCCCGAGGGAGCTAAATAGAGTGGCATTCAAGCCCGGAGGAGGCGAAGCAGTAGAGCTTGCTTTGAAGCTCGCTAGGAAGTTCACGAAGAGGCAGGAAGTTTTAGTGACAATGGGATCCTACCATGGGAGGACCTCGGGGACTCTAACATTCCATGGATCTAGGAAGAAGGAGTTCGCCCCATTAATCCCTGGAATGAGCTATGTACCGTATCCTTACTGCTATAGATGTCCAGTGAAGGCAGATAGTTGCGAGAGCTGCTCTGATTCCATCTTACAATTGATAGATTACTATCTGAAGTTCTCAGGGAATAGGGATTATGCAGCTCTCATAATAGAGCCAATACAGGGAGTTGGTGGGATAATCTACCCTGAGGATGGCTTCTTTCCTAAACTGGCCTCTATACTGAGGGAGAACAACTCCCTCCTGATATTCGATGAGATACAGACCGGGATGGGGAGGACCGGAACTACTTGGAGGTTCGAGGCCCTTAACGTAGTCCCAGATATAGTCGTAGTGGCGAAGGGGATGACTGGGGGCCTGCCTTTAGCTGCTGTAGTGACGAGAGAGGAGATAGCAGCTTCTATGGAGCCCGGGGATGAGCACTCTACTTATGCAGCTCCACCATTAGTTATGGCTGCAGCCGATGCTACTCTATCGCATTTCATCGAAAATAAGGAAGCTATACTCAGGAACGTGAGGGAAGTCGGTGAGTACGCTCTTAAGCTCCTCAATGAGCTGAAGGAGAGGAGGAAATTTGTTGGGGATGTTAGGGGGAAGGGACTCATGCTGGGAATAGAATTGGTCAAGGATAAGGAGAGTAAAAAGCCAGCTAGGGAGGAGACAGCTCAGCTCTGCTTCGATAAAGCTCTGAAGAGGGGATTATTACTCGCGACTAGCGGGTGGTATGGGAACGTCGTGAGGTTCGCGCCCCCTCTCACCGTGAGCAAGGAGGAGGTGGAGAGGGCCGTCCAGATAATGGATGAGAGCCTGGGGGAGATAGGGGGTTGA
- a CDS encoding ABC transporter ATP-binding protein, producing the protein MIEVRRLSVNLGDFSLEDIDLSVGDGEYLVIMGPTGAGKTLLLQTILGFIEPEEGKIIVDGRDVTKLPPEMRNLSYVPQEYALFPHMSVFDNIAFGLKVRGKSSSEVRERIGEISEILRISHLLERRPITLSGGERQRVALARALVIEPKAVLMDEPLSAIHRSLREELQAFLKEIHSKLGFTAIHVTHDHLEASYLGDRIALIVGGRIIKIGSLEELRDDPGASEFMGPENILRGSAERRENFTVIRVNSIDLISAYESEGDVLVIVRPEDIFIHPLGELPKTSARNLLEAEVIAVKYRPPVYEVSLEASGVKLRSFLTKQALEELDVREGRRVLISMKASALKILPYMGRF; encoded by the coding sequence ATGATAGAGGTTCGAAGGCTAAGCGTCAATCTGGGAGATTTCTCGCTCGAGGATATTGATCTGAGCGTGGGAGATGGCGAGTACTTAGTGATAATGGGACCCACGGGCGCGGGGAAGACTCTCCTCCTTCAGACGATATTAGGATTCATAGAGCCTGAAGAGGGGAAAATAATAGTTGATGGGAGGGATGTGACGAAGCTACCGCCTGAGATGAGGAATTTAAGTTACGTACCTCAGGAATATGCCCTATTCCCCCACATGAGCGTTTTCGATAACATAGCATTCGGTCTCAAGGTGAGGGGGAAGAGCTCATCGGAAGTGAGGGAGAGGATCGGGGAGATATCTGAAATACTGAGGATATCGCACCTCCTCGAGAGGAGGCCAATCACTCTGAGCGGGGGGGAGAGGCAGAGGGTAGCTCTAGCCAGAGCTCTAGTAATAGAACCAAAAGCGGTTCTGATGGACGAGCCCCTCTCAGCAATTCACAGGAGCTTGAGGGAGGAGCTTCAAGCATTCCTCAAGGAGATACATTCTAAGCTAGGTTTCACAGCTATTCACGTGACCCACGATCATCTGGAAGCTAGCTATCTGGGGGATAGGATAGCGCTGATCGTGGGGGGCAGGATCATCAAGATCGGGAGTTTGGAGGAACTTAGGGATGATCCGGGGGCATCCGAATTCATGGGGCCGGAGAACATACTGAGGGGGAGTGCTGAGAGGAGGGAGAATTTTACAGTTATAAGGGTGAATAGTATCGATTTGATCTCAGCTTACGAGTCGGAGGGAGATGTTCTAGTGATCGTGAGGCCCGAGGATATATTCATACATCCCTTGGGCGAGCTCCCGAAGACGAGCGCGAGGAACTTACTTGAGGCAGAAGTGATAGCTGTGAAATATAGGCCTCCCGTGTACGAAGTCTCCCTGGAAGCCTCCGGAGTCAAGCTCAGGTCCTTCCTGACGAAGCAAGCGTTGGAGGAGCTTGATGTGAGAGAGGGGAGGAGGGTTTTGATATCTATGAAGGCATCCGCTCTAAAAATTTTACCATATATGGGGAGATTTTGA
- the wtpA gene encoding tungstate ABC transporter substrate-binding protein WtpA: MGRGKYYLLILLFISITLLAYKLTSVPEVSSGKTPEKLKIFLAGSLQIPVERITELYRKINPDLDFQLEASGSVEAIKKVTELGKYADLILVADYSLIPKLMADHADWYVVFATNRLVIAYTESSKYAGEINENNWYRILMRDGVKFGFSDPNRDPCGYRSLISLLLASNLSESPLASELLRGTNIRVSGMEAWVPDPVQGSEKVVIRPKSVELLALLESGVLDYAFEYESVAIQHNLSYVRLPDEIDLGNPELKDFYSRAKVHLGSGEVIEGDAIAYGLTIPKAARNDEALKFTKFLLTEGLNTFEELGQRAMRPPLAYGKVPEELKGIVKEVGG; the protein is encoded by the coding sequence ATGGGTCGCGGTAAGTACTACCTCCTGATCCTGCTATTCATCTCAATCACTCTCCTAGCATACAAGCTAACATCCGTTCCTGAGGTTTCCTCAGGCAAAACACCCGAGAAGCTGAAGATATTCCTCGCAGGTTCCCTCCAGATCCCCGTTGAGAGGATAACTGAGCTCTACAGGAAAATCAATCCAGATTTGGATTTTCAGCTGGAGGCTAGCGGGAGCGTAGAGGCAATAAAGAAGGTTACAGAGCTCGGGAAATATGCGGATTTGATTTTAGTAGCTGATTACAGCTTGATTCCAAAGCTAATGGCGGATCATGCTGATTGGTACGTGGTCTTCGCGACCAACAGGCTCGTAATAGCTTACACTGAATCGAGTAAATATGCTGGTGAGATAAATGAGAACAACTGGTATCGGATACTGATGAGGGATGGAGTCAAGTTCGGTTTCTCTGATCCCAATAGGGATCCCTGCGGATACAGGAGCTTGATCTCCCTTCTCCTGGCATCGAATCTGAGTGAATCTCCTTTAGCCTCAGAGCTTCTGAGGGGGACGAACATAAGGGTCAGCGGGATGGAAGCTTGGGTCCCCGATCCAGTTCAGGGATCTGAGAAGGTAGTGATCAGGCCTAAGAGTGTTGAACTATTGGCATTACTGGAATCCGGTGTCCTGGACTACGCTTTCGAGTATGAGAGCGTAGCTATCCAGCACAACTTAAGTTACGTAAGGCTGCCTGATGAGATAGATCTCGGAAATCCGGAGCTCAAGGATTTCTACTCTCGTGCCAAAGTCCATCTGGGCTCCGGTGAGGTTATAGAGGGTGATGCTATAGCTTACGGGCTCACTATACCTAAGGCAGCGAGGAATGATGAGGCCTTGAAGTTCACGAAGTTCCTCCTCACTGAGGGGCTCAATACCTTCGAGGAGCTCGGTCAGAGGGCCATGAGGCCGCCTCTAGCTTACGGTAAAGTCCCTGAGGAGCTGAAGGGCATAGTTAAGGAGGTTGGAGGATGA
- a CDS encoding DprA-like winged helix domain-containing protein has product MGVKDKILEELKSGPKSLEELIKVTGAKAGVVKGQLTRLEKAGKVEKTGDGKYKLK; this is encoded by the coding sequence ATGGGTGTGAAGGACAAGATACTGGAGGAGCTGAAGTCCGGCCCAAAGTCCCTGGAGGAGCTGATTAAGGTCACGGGAGCTAAAGCGGGTGTGGTGAAAGGTCAGCTGACGAGGTTGGAGAAAGCGGGGAAGGTGGAGAAAACAGGGGATGGAAAATACAAACTGAAATAA
- a CDS encoding APC family permease: MGKEESKRDEVSLKREVKLFGAFSMGYADVGADIYMAMGIVFLFSAGAAPLSFLIAAIAYITVCFAYAELSSTYPLAGGAQIFAARGLGDHMGFLAGWFLILSYIVDIAVFALSSSGYLSFLFPSIRKISIEVGPLYLNGLILMTIILIGFLILVNIMGIRESTIFTEVLVAVDLIVESFILGAGLFLILQDPSKLLSNLGEFGAPGVHEDVSYIPGLDLKFQNFLYGTTLAMSSFVGIESIAQASEEIKRPYKWIPIATKLSAVSVLIFAIGISIAALGTAGWEAPAVHREMSMVIIMKSVPIIGSYASILVAFTGFVITLASSNTGVIGVSRVIYSMGKFKLMPGNLSTVNRRFRTPVRAIIFSGIVAILMSFLGDLERIADVYAVAGLLSYLLVYLSLPKLRKIDRDAYRPWRAPGDLKIGGREINLVATIGLLSVGSLLSIVILLHKIGRSLALLWLLIGILTYVSYRKSAGLPVLGRVSAEEMRPAEYRRSVIAFIRPYEDEDVAEDIAHALKGRYKVHLTSIIDPEGLSSEEIEEERMNTQRILNRIASKLRGIGLEVTYRIEFGKPREVAISFAEADIYDFILVIIGRGTRKLEEPGLARLLMEKFPGKVIAVRR, from the coding sequence GTGGGAAAGGAAGAATCTAAACGGGATGAGGTCTCACTCAAGAGGGAAGTTAAACTCTTCGGCGCTTTCTCCATGGGTTATGCTGATGTAGGTGCCGATATATACATGGCTATGGGTATAGTATTCCTATTCTCAGCGGGGGCAGCTCCTCTCTCATTCCTCATAGCAGCTATAGCTTACATAACGGTCTGCTTCGCATATGCCGAGCTCAGCTCTACGTATCCTCTAGCCGGAGGGGCCCAGATATTCGCCGCTAGAGGATTAGGGGATCATATGGGCTTCCTGGCTGGATGGTTCCTCATACTGAGCTATATCGTTGATATAGCAGTCTTCGCCCTCTCATCTTCAGGCTATCTATCCTTCCTCTTCCCCTCCATAAGGAAGATCTCAATTGAGGTGGGTCCCCTCTACTTAAACGGGCTGATCTTAATGACCATAATCCTGATAGGCTTCCTGATCCTCGTCAATATAATGGGGATAAGGGAGTCCACGATCTTCACGGAGGTCCTGGTGGCTGTAGACCTCATTGTCGAGTCCTTCATACTTGGAGCCGGCCTCTTCCTAATATTGCAAGATCCATCGAAGCTTTTAAGCAACTTAGGCGAGTTTGGAGCTCCGGGCGTCCATGAGGATGTCTCATATATACCTGGGCTCGATTTGAAGTTCCAAAACTTCCTATATGGGACTACCCTAGCTATGAGCTCATTCGTGGGGATAGAGTCGATAGCTCAAGCATCGGAGGAGATAAAGAGGCCATATAAGTGGATTCCCATAGCTACGAAGCTATCAGCAGTTTCAGTCCTCATATTCGCGATAGGGATCTCTATAGCAGCCCTAGGGACAGCCGGCTGGGAGGCGCCCGCAGTACATAGGGAGATGTCCATGGTAATCATAATGAAATCCGTCCCTATAATAGGTAGTTACGCCTCTATCCTTGTGGCATTCACTGGCTTCGTGATAACGCTCGCTTCCTCAAATACCGGTGTGATAGGGGTATCTAGAGTAATTTACTCCATGGGAAAATTCAAGCTCATGCCGGGGAATCTTTCAACAGTTAACAGGAGGTTCAGAACCCCTGTAAGGGCTATAATCTTCTCTGGGATCGTAGCAATTTTAATGAGCTTCCTTGGGGATCTGGAGAGGATAGCAGATGTCTACGCCGTAGCTGGTCTCCTCTCATATCTCTTAGTTTACCTTTCCCTTCCTAAATTGAGGAAGATAGATAGAGATGCTTACAGGCCTTGGAGGGCTCCTGGGGACCTTAAGATAGGGGGGAGGGAGATTAATTTAGTGGCGACGATAGGTCTCCTTTCAGTCGGTTCCCTCCTCAGCATAGTGATCTTACTGCATAAGATCGGTAGATCCCTAGCTCTCCTCTGGCTCCTCATAGGCATCCTAACCTACGTTAGCTACAGGAAGTCAGCGGGCTTACCTGTCCTGGGGAGGGTGTCAGCTGAGGAGATGAGACCTGCTGAGTATAGGAGGAGCGTTATAGCATTCATAAGGCCTTATGAGGATGAAGATGTCGCTGAGGATATAGCGCACGCTCTTAAGGGTAGATATAAGGTCCATCTCACATCGATAATAGATCCCGAGGGGCTGAGCTCGGAGGAAATAGAGGAGGAGAGGATGAACACTCAGAGGATACTGAACAGGATAGCATCCAAGCTCAGGGGGATAGGCCTCGAGGTGACCTATAGGATCGAGTTCGGTAAGCCGAGGGAAGTCGCGATTTCCTTCGCTGAAGCTGATATTTATGATTTCATCCTCGTGATAATAGGCAGGGGCACCAGGAAGCTCGAGGAACCGGGATTGGCCAGGCTCCTGATGGAGAAGTTCCCGGGTAAGGTCATAGCGGTGAGGAGATGA